The following coding sequences lie in one Kryptolebias marmoratus isolate JLee-2015 linkage group LG5, ASM164957v2, whole genome shotgun sequence genomic window:
- the mylipa gene encoding E3 ubiquitin-protein ligase MYLIP-A, with amino-acid sequence MLCHVTRPDSVVMEVEVDAKANGEDCLNKVCRKLGIIEVDYFGLQFTGSKGENLWLNLRNRICQQMDNVTPCRLRLRVKFFVEPHLILQEQTRHLFFMHVKEDLHNGHLHMGSEQAEELSALLAQAEFGDYNQNTAQYWYSELCGEEPSTATLNSIISQHKALEGVSQASVEYQALQLVSSLEHYGVEWHWVRDANGQRLAIGVGPEGIAVCKEDFTLVNRVSYPIIQIATQSGKSVYLTVTKDTNDSVVLLFKLISNRAASGLYRAITETHAFYRCDTVTNAVMMQYSRDFKGHLASLFLNENINVGKKYVFDIRRTSKEVYDHARRALYNAGVVDLVQNSESGERSPPLHSPRRNNQQDKEELDCSSCQQSRALQERLQKLREALLCMLCCEEEIDAAFCPCGHMVCCQSCANQLQLCPVCRSDVEHVQHVYLPTCTSLLNLTLNDNQQLRSSSIPTPIHRDPASPHSCSNADYEHKLYHT; translated from the exons ATGCTCTGCCACGTTACTCGTCCGGACTCGGTGGTGATGGAAGTGGAAGTTGATGCGAAGGCGAACGGTGAAGATTGTCTGAATAAG GTTTGCAGAAAGTTGGGCATTATTGAGGTGGACTACTTTGGGCTGCAGTTCACGGGCAGCAAAGGGGAGAACCTGTGGCTGAATCTGAGGAATCGCATCTGCCAGCAGATGGATAACGTGACGCCCTGTCGACTCAGGCTGAGAGTGAAGTTTTTTGTTGAGCCCCATCTCATTCTGCAGGAACAGACGAG ACACCTCTTCTTCATGCATGTGAAGGAGGACCTCCACAACGGTCACCTCCATATGGGCTCAGAGCAGGCGGAGGAGCTGAGTGCGCTCCTGGCACAGGCGGAGTTCGGCGACTACAACCAAAACACGGCCCAGTACTGGTATTCAGAGCTGTGCGGAGAGGAGCCCAGCACAGCCACCCTCAACAG CATCATTTCCCAACACAAAGCTCTGGAAGGTGTGAGCCAGGCCTCTGTGGAGTATCAGGCCCTGCAGCTGGTCTCCTCTCTGGAGCATTACGGCGTGGAGTGGCACTGGGTCCGCGACGCAAACGGTCAGCGGCTGGCCATAGGAGTCGGCCCCGAGGGGATCGCCGTATGCAAGGAGGATTTCACTTTAGTCAACAG agtAAGCTATCCCATCATCCAGATTGCCACCCAGTCGGGAAAAAGCGTCTATCTGACAGTCACCAAGGACACGAATGACAGCGTGGTTCTTTTGTTCAAGCTGATCAGTAACCGGGCAGCAAGTGGTCTGTACCGAGCCATCACAGAGACCCACGCTTTCTACAG ATGTGACACAGTTACCAACGCAGTGATGATGCAGTACAGCAGAGACTTTAAGGGCCACCTGGCCTCCCTTTTCCTCAACGAAAACATCAACGTGGGCAAAAAGTACGTCTTCGACATCAGGCGTACCTCCAAGGAAGTGTACGACCACGCACGCCGCGCGCTCTACAACGCCGGCGTTGTGGACTTGGTACAGAACTCGGAAAGCGGAGAGCGCTCGCCCCCCCTGCACTCCCCGAGACGGAACAACCAGCAGGACAAGGAGGAGCTGGACTGCAGCAGCTGCCAGCAGAGCCGGGCCCTGCAGGAGCGGCTGCAGAAGCTCCGAGAGGCTCTGCTGTGCATGCTGTGCTGCGAGGAGGAGATCGACGCTGCGTTCTGCCCCTGCGGTCACATGGTGTGCTGCCAGAGCTGCGCaaatcagctgcag CTGTGTCCCGTGTGTCGGTCAGACGTGGAGCACGTGCAGCACGTCTACCTGCCCACCTGCACCAGCCTCCTGAACCTGACGCTGAACGACAACCAGCAGctccgcagcagcagcatcccCACCCCCATCCACAGAGACCCAGCCTCTcctcacagctgctccaacGCAGACTATGAACACAAGCTCTACCACACATAA
- the gmpr gene encoding GMP reductase 1 — MPRVDSDLKLDFKDVLFRPKRSSLKSRSEVDLQRTFTFRNSKQTYTGIPIIAANMDTTGTFEMAKVFSKHTLFTAIQKHYSVEDWKNFAANHPECLEHVAASSGSGNADLEKLCAILGAVPALRYICLDVANGYSEYFVEFVKTVREKFPKHTIMAGNVVTGEMVEELILSGADIIKVGIGPGSVCTTRIKTGVGYPQLSAVIECADSAHGLKGHIISDGGCSCPGDVAKAFGAGADFVMMGGMLAGHDQCSGETIEKNGKKYKLFYGMSSDTAMKKYVGGVAEYRASEGRTVEVPYRGDVENTIRDILGGLRSTCTYVGAAKLKELSRRTTFIRVTQQSSHMFS, encoded by the exons ATGCCTCGGGTGGACTCAGACCTCAAGCTGGACTTTAAGGATGTCCTTTTCAGACCCAAGAGGAGCAGCCTGAAGAGCCGCTCGGAG GTTGATCTTCAGAGGACGTTTACATTCCGCAACTCCAAGCAGACCTACACGGGTATTCCCATCATTGCAGCCAACATGGACACCACGGGAACGTTTGAGATGGCAAAGGTTTTCAGTAAA caCACCCTCTTCACAGCCATTCAGAAGCACTACTCCGTTGAAGACTGGAAAAACTTTGCCGCTAACCACCCAGAATGCTTAGAG CATGTAGCTGCGAGCTCGGGGAGCGGTAATGCAGATCTGGAGAAGCTGTGCGCCATCTTGGGGGCCGTTCCGGCGCTCAGATACATCTGTCTGGACGTGGCCAATGGCTACTCTGAGTACTTTGTTGAGTTCGTCAAGACAGTGAGAGAGAAGTTTCCCAAACACACCATCATG GCTGGAAACGTGGTAACGGGGGAGATGGTGGAAGAGCTCATCCTCTCTGGTGCTGATATAATCAAAGTGGGCATCGGGCCAG GTTCTGTGTGCACAACCAGGATCAAGACGGGAGTCGGTTATCCACAACTCAGTGCTGTTATAGAGTGTGCAGACTCAGCTCACGGGCTCAAAGGACACATTATCTCT GATGGTGGATGCAGTTGCCCAGGAGATGTAGCAAAGGCCTTTG GCGCAGGGGCAGACTTTGTGATGATGGGAGGAATGCTCGCAGGCCACGACCAGTGCTCTGGGGAGACCATCGAGAAGAACGGCAAGAAGTACAAACTCTTCTACGGCATGAGCTCCGACACAGCCATGAAGAAGTACGTGGGTGGAGTTGCGGAGTACAG GGCATCTGAAGGGCGGACGGTGGAGGTTCCTTACAGAGGAGATGTCGAAAACACCATCCGTGACATTCTGGGGGGACTCCGCTCCACCTGCACCTACGTGGGCGCAGCCAAACTCAAGGAACTGAGCCGCAGAACCACCTTCATCCGCGTCACGCAGCAGTCCAGCCACATGTTCTCCTAG